One stretch of Schlesneria sp. DSM 10557 DNA includes these proteins:
- a CDS encoding cyanophycinase, producing the protein MMRLQLSHSWHIRRHGYCALVTLLFLSVFTTMSSQSHAADFQTENDPLYTKSGSLVICGGGVLPHTLLDRFIELGGGPDAHVVIIPSASVIADTDIHARMSGWYDRLADNGFASLQILHTRSRMEADDENFSQILDLATAVWFIGGNQNWLAQTYVGTRTEERLHNVLARGGVIGGTSAGAAIMSRSMIADGKIEPLLSSGLGFLPGTIVDQHFKKRNRQERLMRALQLRPGMVGFGIDEGTALIVQGRSLEVIGESDVSICLSPSTKRPARIESLTPGHKADLIALKRAANSRVDTLIASTDRHVPDVQNGTLVIAGGGPTPKEVIDSFLEAAGGIEAPIVVVSNALGDYPPEQREVCGWLQDAGARNVTMLHARSGEELSSPSLIALLKAARGVWFTGGRQWRLVDAYMDTNVEELFHDVLRRGGVIGGTSAGATIQGEYLVRGNPLGNEEIMCEGYDRGFGFLPGVAIDQHFTERKRHNEMVELKKTYPELIGLGVDESTALIVRGSTMQVVGKHQVTVFDSPTDSSIETPEFAILKSGDRYDLRQHRRVETALAEADTPK; encoded by the coding sequence ATGATGAGGCTTCAACTCAGCCACTCGTGGCACATTCGTCGACACGGTTACTGTGCACTCGTAACTCTGCTGTTTCTCAGCGTGTTCACTACCATGTCCTCACAGTCGCACGCCGCCGATTTCCAGACGGAAAACGATCCCCTGTATACGAAGTCCGGGTCGCTCGTCATCTGTGGTGGTGGGGTTCTGCCTCACACGCTCCTCGACCGCTTCATCGAACTCGGGGGCGGTCCTGACGCCCATGTCGTGATTATCCCTTCAGCCAGCGTGATCGCCGATACCGACATTCACGCACGCATGTCAGGCTGGTACGACCGGCTTGCCGATAATGGCTTCGCATCTCTCCAGATTCTGCACACTCGTTCACGAATGGAAGCAGATGATGAAAATTTCTCCCAGATTCTCGATCTTGCCACCGCCGTCTGGTTCATCGGGGGAAATCAGAACTGGCTGGCGCAGACTTACGTCGGTACCCGCACCGAAGAACGGTTGCACAATGTTTTAGCACGCGGTGGCGTAATTGGTGGCACTTCCGCAGGAGCCGCGATTATGTCGCGGAGCATGATTGCCGACGGGAAAATCGAGCCACTCCTCTCTTCGGGACTCGGGTTCCTGCCCGGAACCATCGTCGATCAGCACTTCAAGAAGAGAAACCGCCAGGAGCGACTCATGCGCGCCCTGCAGTTGCGTCCCGGTATGGTTGGCTTCGGCATCGACGAAGGAACAGCCCTGATCGTCCAGGGGCGGTCGCTGGAAGTCATCGGCGAATCCGACGTGTCGATCTGCCTGTCCCCTTCGACGAAACGGCCTGCCCGGATCGAGTCACTGACTCCCGGACATAAGGCCGACCTGATCGCGCTGAAGCGTGCCGCAAACTCACGCGTCGATACGCTCATCGCGTCGACCGACCGTCACGTCCCCGATGTTCAGAACGGAACCCTGGTGATTGCAGGGGGCGGCCCCACCCCGAAAGAAGTCATCGACTCATTCCTGGAAGCGGCGGGAGGGATCGAAGCCCCCATCGTCGTCGTCTCGAATGCCTTGGGTGATTATCCCCCCGAGCAGCGCGAAGTCTGCGGCTGGCTCCAGGACGCAGGTGCCAGAAACGTCACCATGCTGCACGCAAGAAGTGGCGAAGAACTCTCAAGCCCCAGCCTGATTGCTCTGCTGAAAGCCGCTCGCGGAGTCTGGTTCACAGGCGGCCGACAGTGGCGATTGGTGGATGCCTACATGGACACCAATGTCGAGGAACTGTTCCACGATGTTCTGCGTCGAGGTGGTGTCATCGGTGGAACCTCGGCCGGTGCGACGATTCAGGGTGAGTATCTCGTCCGCGGTAATCCCCTCGGAAATGAAGAGATCATGTGCGAAGGCTACGATCGCGGCTTCGGTTTTCTCCCCGGCGTCGCCATCGACCAGCACTTCACCGAACGCAAACGCCATAACGAAATGGTGGAACTTAAGAAGACTTATCCCGAACTGATCGGCCTGGGCGTTGACGAATCCACGGCGCTCATCGTCCGAGGTTCTACGATGCAGGTAGTGGGGAAACATCAGGTCACCGTCTTCGACAGCCCCACGGACTCGTCAATCGAAACACCCGAATTCGCGATCCTGAAATCGGGCGATCGCTATGACCTGCGTCAGCATCGTCGCGTCGAAACAGCCCTCGCTGAGGCCGACACGCCCAAATAA
- a CDS encoding NADH:flavin oxidoreductase, translating to MARYFHFKTADELVQKAKELGSDLPSSADFSPLFEPATVGRLHVGNRFCIQPMEGCDGTLDGAPDELTYRRYRRFGGGGAKLIWGEATAIAEDARMNPRQLWLHEGSASAIEQMLAGCRAAHREVYGSDSGLVIGLQLTHSGRYCFRRPQIAMHDPLLDPFTLDKSTGKTIDASFPLLSDDDLKRIEDQYLVAAKLAARIGCDFIDIKQCHRYLLSELLASTNRPGEYGGRLENRTRLVRNIIRRCRDDVPSIEIGSRIGVYDGIPYRKDAEGVGIPVPHTGPLMTSFGVDPHDHTRWKPDEPLQVARWLAEEGVSLLNVTMGNPYANPHVLRPADYPPMDGYLAPEHPLIGVLRHFEATALIQRSLPHVYLVGSAYSWLQELAIHIAAGNVTQKRCSFVGLGRATLSQPDFVQQLETHGRLNRKTTCRTFSYCTNMMRTKDHPLGQSPTGCPPFDKETYGPIWKNILEKKKGT from the coding sequence CATTTCAAAACCGCGGACGAACTGGTTCAGAAGGCGAAGGAACTGGGGAGCGATTTGCCCTCGTCTGCCGACTTCTCACCTCTCTTCGAACCGGCGACGGTCGGCCGGCTGCATGTCGGGAATCGGTTCTGCATCCAGCCGATGGAAGGGTGTGACGGGACACTCGACGGAGCCCCTGACGAACTGACCTACCGTCGCTATCGCCGGTTCGGCGGTGGGGGCGCGAAGCTGATCTGGGGCGAGGCGACAGCCATCGCAGAAGATGCCCGAATGAATCCCCGCCAGCTCTGGCTGCATGAAGGGAGCGCCAGTGCGATTGAGCAGATGCTAGCCGGTTGTCGCGCTGCTCACCGCGAAGTCTACGGTTCCGACAGCGGCCTGGTGATCGGACTCCAACTGACGCATTCAGGACGATACTGCTTTCGTCGTCCACAGATCGCCATGCACGATCCGTTGCTCGATCCATTCACCCTGGACAAATCGACCGGCAAAACGATTGACGCCTCGTTCCCGCTGCTCAGTGATGATGATCTGAAGCGAATCGAAGACCAGTACCTCGTTGCGGCAAAACTGGCTGCCCGAATCGGCTGTGACTTCATCGATATCAAACAATGCCATCGATACCTGCTGTCGGAATTGCTCGCCTCGACAAACCGGCCGGGCGAATACGGCGGTCGCCTCGAGAATCGAACCCGCCTGGTCAGGAACATCATCCGACGTTGCCGGGATGATGTTCCTTCCATCGAAATCGGGTCACGCATCGGTGTCTACGATGGCATCCCCTATCGCAAAGATGCTGAAGGCGTAGGCATCCCTGTCCCTCATACAGGGCCCCTGATGACGAGTTTCGGCGTTGATCCTCACGATCACACCCGCTGGAAACCGGATGAGCCCCTGCAGGTGGCTCGCTGGCTCGCGGAAGAAGGCGTTTCACTGCTCAATGTCACCATGGGAAATCCTTATGCGAACCCACATGTCCTCCGTCCTGCGGACTATCCGCCGATGGATGGGTATCTCGCTCCCGAACACCCATTAATCGGGGTTTTACGCCACTTTGAGGCCACGGCCCTGATCCAGCGTTCCCTTCCCCACGTTTACCTTGTTGGAAGTGCATATAGTTGGTTGCAGGAGCTCGCGATTCACATTGCTGCCGGAAACGTGACGCAGAAACGTTGTTCGTTTGTCGGATTGGGGCGGGCAACGCTCTCACAACCCGACTTCGTACAGCAACTTGAGACGCATGGACGGCTGAATCGTAAGACCACCTGCCGCACCTTTTCGTACTGTACAAACATGATGAGAACGAAGGATCACCCGCTGGGTCAGTCTCCTACAGGTTGTCCTCCGTTCGACAAAGAGACCTACGGGCCGATCTGGAAAAACATTCTCGAGAAGAAAAAGGGCACGTAA
- a CDS encoding tRNA(His) guanylyltransferase Thg1 family protein — protein sequence MKFDDLDRKMRVYETVADYCVLPGVHMVARLDGRSFTRLTKEICKFEAPFDQRFRDLMVETAEGLMTCGFRVIYAYTQSDEISLLFDLDERQFGRKLRKFNSTLAGEASARFSLLLGNVATFDCRISQLPNIGLVVDYFRWRNEDAARNAMSAHCYWMSRKQGLDQRAATAKNYGLSVGQMNEFLFQQGINFNDLPNWQKRGVGLSWESVELVTTNRKTGDEVAVRRQRIKRNFDLPMKDEYSRYIEALITKPANDERAEKINLS from the coding sequence ATGAAGTTTGACGACCTCGATCGGAAAATGCGGGTCTACGAAACGGTCGCCGATTATTGCGTGCTACCGGGTGTTCACATGGTCGCCCGCCTGGATGGTCGCAGTTTTACTCGTCTGACCAAGGAGATCTGCAAGTTTGAAGCGCCGTTCGATCAACGGTTCCGAGATTTGATGGTCGAGACGGCTGAGGGGCTAATGACCTGCGGCTTCCGGGTGATCTATGCCTATACGCAAAGTGACGAGATTTCATTGCTGTTCGATCTCGATGAGCGGCAGTTCGGGCGGAAGTTGCGAAAGTTTAATTCCACGCTAGCAGGCGAAGCGAGCGCCCGGTTCTCGCTGCTGCTCGGGAATGTTGCGACGTTTGACTGCCGTATTTCGCAGTTGCCCAACATCGGCCTGGTAGTGGATTACTTTCGCTGGAGAAATGAGGACGCGGCACGCAACGCGATGAGTGCGCACTGCTATTGGATGAGTCGAAAGCAGGGGCTCGATCAGCGGGCCGCTACCGCGAAAAATTACGGACTGTCCGTGGGTCAGATGAACGAATTTCTTTTCCAGCAAGGGATCAACTTCAATGATCTTCCCAACTGGCAAAAGCGAGGAGTTGGACTTTCCTGGGAGTCGGTCGAACTGGTGACCACAAATCGGAAGACTGGGGACGAAGTCGCGGTGCGGCGACAACGGATCAAACGCAACTTCGACCTTCCGATGAAGGATGAGTACAGTCGGTACATCGAAGCCCTGATCACGAAGCCCGCCAACGACGAGAGGGCGGAAAAGATCAATCTTTCGTAA
- a CDS encoding AAA family ATPase, whose translation MEAVVFIGLQASGKSSFFKERFFRTHARISLDLLKTRNREWQFLQVCLQTGQRLVIDNTNPTREDRARFICPIKDAGFRLVGFYFQSHIDGCLERNRDRCPEERVPDLGICSTAKKLELPSFEEGFDQLYYVRLDAGQFVVEEWQDEV comes from the coding sequence ATGGAAGCCGTGGTATTCATCGGTCTGCAGGCCTCGGGGAAATCGTCGTTCTTTAAAGAGCGATTCTTCCGTACCCACGCCCGCATCAGCCTCGACCTGCTCAAGACCCGCAATCGGGAGTGGCAGTTCCTGCAGGTTTGTCTGCAGACAGGGCAACGGCTCGTGATTGATAACACGAATCCCACACGTGAAGACCGTGCCCGGTTCATTTGCCCCATCAAGGATGCCGGCTTCCGCCTCGTAGGATTTTACTTTCAGTCCCACATCGATGGCTGTCTGGAACGAAACCGCGATCGATGTCCGGAAGAACGCGTGCCGGACCTGGGGATCTGCTCGACGGCAAAGAAGTTGGAATTGCCGAGTTTCGAAGAAGGGTTCGATCAGCTGTATTACGTCCGACTTGATGCAGGACAGTTTGTTGTCGAGGAATGGCAAGATGAAGTTTGA
- the holB gene encoding DNA polymerase III subunit delta' — protein sequence MSIWSPLRGHAEQKEMFRRTIRRNRLSQAYLFVGPSGIGKRKFAQLLAHALLCQNPGEDPLEACGQCAGCKPFLAGAHPDFLAVGCPEGKRELPIALLLGPEERRGQEGLCHDLSLAPLPGSRKVAIVDDADTMNDASANAFLKTLEEPPERAILILIASNLDALLSTIRSRCQLVRFSPLETEDIRAMLIEQQLAQSDDDVNFAAALSEGSLTTATQLLEPELRELRTLLYRQLAQVSFSGLGLAKSLLEGIGKISSETSVQRINAQWLIRFLVEFFRMAVWQIGQGPTESVPFSAEVSQFVNRLMTQSDDVEVVGGLIERCVEAAIHVDQNVAVPLVLESLCQDLSRLLRLAAPAH from the coding sequence ATGTCGATCTGGTCACCGCTCCGTGGGCATGCCGAACAAAAAGAAATGTTTCGCCGGACGATTCGCCGTAACCGGCTTTCCCAGGCGTATCTCTTCGTCGGTCCCTCGGGAATCGGTAAACGCAAGTTTGCTCAACTGCTGGCGCATGCACTGTTGTGCCAGAATCCCGGTGAGGACCCGCTCGAAGCGTGTGGCCAATGTGCGGGCTGCAAGCCATTCCTCGCGGGGGCTCATCCTGATTTTCTGGCCGTCGGGTGTCCCGAAGGTAAGCGAGAGCTGCCGATTGCTTTGCTGCTGGGGCCTGAAGAGCGGCGAGGGCAGGAGGGGTTATGTCACGATCTCTCACTGGCGCCACTTCCGGGGTCTCGCAAGGTCGCCATCGTCGATGACGCTGACACGATGAACGATGCCAGTGCGAACGCGTTTCTCAAGACGCTTGAAGAGCCCCCTGAACGGGCCATTCTCATTTTGATCGCGTCGAACCTGGATGCACTCTTATCGACGATCCGATCGCGATGCCAGCTTGTGCGGTTCTCGCCATTGGAAACCGAGGATATCCGTGCGATGCTGATCGAGCAGCAGTTGGCTCAGTCAGACGACGACGTCAACTTTGCGGCCGCACTGAGCGAAGGGAGTCTCACCACGGCCACGCAACTGCTGGAGCCTGAGCTTCGTGAGCTGCGAACGCTGCTGTATCGGCAACTTGCGCAAGTGAGTTTCAGCGGATTAGGGTTGGCAAAGTCGCTGCTGGAGGGAATTGGCAAGATCAGTTCCGAGACATCAGTGCAGCGGATCAACGCCCAATGGCTGATTCGGTTTCTCGTCGAGTTCTTTCGCATGGCGGTGTGGCAGATCGGCCAGGGGCCGACCGAGTCGGTTCCATTTTCGGCCGAAGTGTCGCAGTTTGTGAATCGACTGATGACCCAGTCAGACGATGTCGAGGTCGTCGGGGGGCTCATTGAACGGTGCGTTGAGGCCGCGATCCATGTGGATCAGAACGTGGCGGTTCCGCTGGTGCTGGAATCGCTCTGCCAGGACCTGTCACGGTTGTTGCGTCTGGCGGCTCCGGCGCATTGA